The DNA sequence ATAAGTCATAAGTCAAAAGAGAGACTCAACAGGTAAAAATCAACCTTATGAGTCTCCATTTTTTTGAAAATGATTAGAAGCTTCTTTGTTATTTTTATTAAAGCGAAGCTTTCTTTTTTACTTTAGGTAGTATTTTAGTTAGTTTAACTGTACTTGTAGTATCCCAAGTATGAGGATCATCTTCATCAAATTGCTCTAAAAAGCGAATTAACTCCTTCGTAATAGGGGTGGGTGTACTAGCCCCTGAAGTTACTGCAACTGTATTAATTCCTTTTAACCATTCAAGGTTTAATTCATTTATATTAGCTATTCGATACGCTGGTGTTCCTGCGATCTCTTTTGACACTTGTGCAAGTCTGTTGGAGTTATTACTTTTAGGGTCACCAACAACTAATAGTAAATCAGCCTCTTTCGCTTGCTCGGCTACTGCTTCTTGTCGAACCTGTGTAGCTAAGCAAATTTCATTATGAACTTCTGCGTGAGGATATTTAGTTAAAGCATGGTTAATAATGTGAGAAACATCCCATTGACTCATTGTAGTTTGGTTTGTTATTAAGATTTTATTAGATTTTATATCTAGATGGTCAACGTCTTCCTTTGTTTCTACAAGGTGTACGATATCTGGGGCTACCCCTACTGCACCTTCGGGCTCGGGATGACCCTTTTTGCCAATATAAATTACTTCGTAGTTTTCTACCTGCTTTTCTTTTATCAAATCATGCGTCTTTGTAACGTCTGGGCACGTAGCGTCGACAGTCGTTAACCCTTTTTTCTTAGCTAATTCCCTTACTTCTGGAGATACACCGTGAGCTGTAAAAATGACAGAACCTTTATCAACTTTCTTTAAAATTTCTAGGCGGTTAGGTCCGTCTAAAGTAACAATTCCTTCTTCCGTAAAGGCGTCTGTTACGTGTTTATTATGAACAATCATACCTAAAATATAGATTGGTCTAGGTAAATCTAAATTTTCAGCCGCTTGTCTAGCTAAAACCATGGCATCAACGACACCGTAGCAATAGCCACGCGGAGAAATTTTGATGACTTTCATCATGATTCCTCCTTTATGTTGTTTAATTCAATCCTAATGTAGAATTACTCTTTCCATTATAAAGGCTATACTATTATTTTGCCAAAGAAATTCATATGATTTAATAAGGGAACACTGAATTGAAGAGCTAGATAAAGGAAACATAAAGAAAATAGTTTCGCTGTTGGTTATTTAGTGGACATGCGGCGAAGTTTAAATGGAGACGAAAAGGGAACAAGTGGAGGGCACTGAAAAAGTAAAGTTTGATCTTTTTCAGTGCCCTCTAATTTCAAATTTGAAAATAATAGGGATTTAAGCTCCCTTTGAATTTTCGTTTATAAATTGATATGCTTCCTCTTCGGATATATTTTTTACAAGCATTAATTCACTAACTATAAATTGCTTCGCACGATCTAAGTTTTTACGGTCTTCCATATGTAAACCGTTCGTGCGCTCACCTTCTTTGGACGTTAAATTTGCAATGACCATCGCTGCATCTATAATTGAACCAGATTTAAGTAATGTTTCATTTTCCTTCGAATATGGTCTTGCAGCTTCTTTTTTGGAGGCATATTCAGTAGGCTGCATTGCAGTTACTACTTCTTCAATTTGTTTTGGTTGAATGATCTTTCTTAAACCTGAGCTCTTTATTCGATTTTCGGGTAACATTAAAGTAACGTGATTGAGAGGGAAAAATACGACATAGTAATTAAGCTTTTCACCTAAAATATCTTTTTCTTCAATATCTTTAATTGTACCAGCTCCGTGGTATGGATAAACAACATGATCACCGACGTTAAACATGGGCATTCCTCCAATACAATGTTAAATACATTGTAACATAAATGGAATTAAATTTAAAATTTTACTATGGAATTAAAGATTAGTCAACAAGAAAATGAAAAGAAAAGCCAGTCATACGTAGTAATGACTGGAAGCTAAACATATATTTTTGGACAAGGAGTTTTGCCAGATTGTAATTGTTTGTTCCTTTTAGTTTTGCTATTTCTTGAACGTTTCTGTTTCGCTTTTTCAGATTTATAGATTTTTTCCTTTTCTTTTTGCTTTTTTTTCTTTGTTTTTATGTTATTTTGTTCCTTTTTCTTTTTTTTACTACTATGAATATTATTTTCAGTCGATTCTACGTCATCATTTCTATCTTCATTATTTTCTAGTTCACTCTCTACGCTCTCATCAACATCAACTGCTTTGTGTTCTTCTTCATCTTCTTCATCCTCTTCCTCAATGGTGGCTTCAGAATTCAAGTCTGAGTTTCCATCTGCGTCTTTGTTATCCTTTTCACTTTCCTCTTTCTCGGAATCATCGTTCTGTAAGACGGCTAGAATTTCTGGTAACTGTTTTACTAAAGGACCATATTGTTGAATCATAGGCCCGAATTGTTGTGCAACTTCAATTGCCTTTTGCGTATTTTCTATAAAGCCTAAAATACTAGCGAGTCCGCCTCCAGTAGCGCCTGCAGCAGCACCAGCAGCTACATTAGCTGCAGAAGTAGCTGAATTCGTAGAGCTAGCTGCTTGCGAAATTGCCGAGCCTGCAGTACCGAGGTTAGAAGCGTTACCTAATGGTGCTGTATTAGCGGCATTAGATTGTGAACGCCCGCCAAATAACCGTGAAAGGAGGCTACCTCCTGCGCGAGATGGAGACTGTTGAAAAGGAACATTTGTAGACTGCTGCATTGGTTGAGATAAAGAATTTCTCGCAAAAAGACCACCGCTTCGTTGGGGGCCTGGAGGAAAAGGGCGTGGTCCAAACATACCGAACATCCTCTCCTGGATACATAATTCTTCTCATGTTAGGTATATGCATTGGAAACAATAATGTATAGGCTAGAACCTAATATGAGAAAGTTACGAATAAGATTATATAAGAAAGTGGTAAATCTAAGTAATTTCATGCTAAAATGGACAAGTTAACGGGTGGAAAGACCACGAAGGAGAAGGAATGATAAAGATGAATCATAATTTTGAACGTTTTGAACTGAAACCTTTTTTAATAGAGGGCTTAATAGCTCAAAATATTTCATTACCTACAGAAATACAGGAACGCTTAATACCGGCTATTAAGAATGGGAGTGATGTCATTGGACAATCCCAAACAGGAACTGGTAAAACATATGCGTTTCTATTACCAATTTTAGATCAAATTAA is a window from the Evansella cellulosilytica DSM 2522 genome containing:
- a CDS encoding 4-hydroxy-3-methylbut-2-enyl diphosphate reductase, encoding MKVIKISPRGYCYGVVDAMVLARQAAENLDLPRPIYILGMIVHNKHVTDAFTEEGIVTLDGPNRLEILKKVDKGSVIFTAHGVSPEVRELAKKKGLTTVDATCPDVTKTHDLIKEKQVENYEVIYIGKKGHPEPEGAVGVAPDIVHLVETKEDVDHLDIKSNKILITNQTTMSQWDVSHIINHALTKYPHAEVHNEICLATQVRQEAVAEQAKEADLLLVVGDPKSNNSNRLAQVSKEIAGTPAYRIANINELNLEWLKGINTVAVTSGASTPTPITKELIRFLEQFDEDDPHTWDTTSTVKLTKILPKVKKKASL
- the vrrA gene encoding VrrA/YqfQ family protein, which gives rise to MFGPRPFPPGPQRSGGLFARNSLSQPMQQSTNVPFQQSPSRAGGSLLSRLFGGRSQSNAANTAPLGNASNLGTAGSAISQAASSTNSATSAANVAAGAAAGATGGGLASILGFIENTQKAIEVAQQFGPMIQQYGPLVKQLPEILAVLQNDDSEKEESEKDNKDADGNSDLNSEATIEEEDEEDEEEHKAVDVDESVESELENNEDRNDDVESTENNIHSSKKKKKEQNNIKTKKKKQKEKEKIYKSEKAKQKRSRNSKTKRNKQLQSGKTPCPKIYV
- a CDS encoding CarD family transcriptional regulator; this encodes MFNVGDHVVYPYHGAGTIKDIEEKDILGEKLNYYVVFFPLNHVTLMLPENRIKSSGLRKIIQPKQIEEVVTAMQPTEYASKKEAARPYSKENETLLKSGSIIDAAMVIANLTSKEGERTNGLHMEDRKNLDRAKQFIVSELMLVKNISEEEAYQFINENSKGA